From one Enterobacter kobei genomic stretch:
- the mntS gene encoding manganase accumulation protein MntS, which yields MNEFRRCMAVFSHSPFKVRLLLVNMLCDMFHSKPQPDDKPSR from the coding sequence ATGAACGAATTCAGGAGATGTATGGCCGTGTTCAGTCACTCCCCTTTTAAAGTGCGTTTGCTACTGGTTAATATGTTGTGCGATATGTTTCACAGCAAACCCCAGCCGGACGATAAACCTTCACGCTAA
- a CDS encoding aldo/keto reductase — MRYQKLGNTGLFVSELCLGTMTFGGEDDMWGKIGQLGQSDADRLVGSALDAGINFIDTADVYSGGRSEIITGQALKNLKVPRENVNVATKVFGETGTAGVNSRGSSRHHIIGGVKQSLKRLQLDHIDLYQLHGFDPATPIEETLYALDNLVQHGHVRYIGVSNWAAWQIAKALGISERLGLTRFASLQAYYTIAGRELERELVPMMQSEGVGLMVWSPLAGGLLSGKYSRDGQSEAGSRRQEFDFPPVNKDRAFDCVDVMRIIADAKGVSVAQIALAWLLHQPVVSSVIIGAKREAQLADNIAATGIRLSDDELQQLDAVSALPREYPGWMLERQGEYRRSQLAGQ, encoded by the coding sequence ATGCGATACCAGAAACTTGGCAACACCGGTCTGTTTGTGTCGGAACTGTGCCTTGGCACCATGACCTTTGGCGGTGAAGACGACATGTGGGGCAAAATCGGCCAGCTCGGGCAGAGCGACGCGGATCGGCTGGTGGGCAGTGCGCTGGATGCGGGGATCAATTTTATTGATACCGCCGATGTGTACTCGGGCGGGCGCTCGGAAATCATCACCGGCCAGGCGCTGAAAAATCTGAAGGTGCCGCGCGAGAATGTCAATGTCGCCACCAAAGTGTTCGGTGAAACCGGTACGGCGGGGGTGAACTCTCGCGGCAGCTCCCGTCACCACATTATCGGCGGCGTAAAACAGAGCTTAAAACGCCTGCAACTGGATCATATCGATCTCTATCAGCTGCACGGCTTCGATCCGGCGACGCCGATCGAAGAGACGCTCTATGCGCTGGATAATCTGGTACAGCACGGTCATGTGCGCTATATCGGCGTCTCCAACTGGGCGGCCTGGCAGATCGCCAAAGCGCTGGGCATTTCCGAGCGGCTGGGTCTGACGCGCTTTGCTTCGTTGCAGGCGTATTACACCATTGCCGGACGGGAACTGGAGCGCGAGCTGGTACCGATGATGCAGAGTGAAGGCGTCGGCCTGATGGTGTGGAGTCCGCTGGCGGGCGGTCTGTTAAGCGGAAAATACAGCCGCGACGGGCAGTCGGAAGCGGGCAGCCGTCGCCAGGAATTCGACTTCCCGCCGGTGAATAAAGATCGGGCGTTCGACTGCGTGGACGTGATGCGCATTATTGCCGATGCGAAAGGGGTGAGCGTGGCGCAGATTGCGCTGGCGTGGCTGCTGCATCAGCCGGTGGTCAGCAGTGTGATCATCGGTGCGAAACGCGAGGCGCAGCTGGCGGATAACATTGCCGCCACCGGTATTCGCCTGAGCGACGACGAACTGCAACAGCTGGATGCGGTCAGCGCGCTGCCGCGGGAATATCCGGGCTGGATGCTGGAACGTCAGGGCGAGTACCGCCGCAGCCAGCTGGCCGGGCAGTAA
- a CDS encoding HlyD family secretion protein: MAENINASDETQKNDNKTDDNVETKNEKAERKRPGKKPIIILGIVVIVMVIGALVWWLLTRNEETTDDAFTDGDVVTIAPKVAGYVTELRVKDNQRVKKGDLLVTIDPRDTRAQRDQAQAQLGLATAQLHQAQAQLALSKVQYPAQRDEARAQVLKAQADLANAQAAYRRQRGVDPRATTQQNIDTANAQLRSAQAQLASAQAQAEVAEQVQLQIRQQETNVEARQRQVDQARAQLENAELNLSYTEVRAPFDGYVTKRNVQTGTLVQAGSALFSLVSPDIWVVANFKESQLERMRPGNKVTISIDAWPDMELEGHIDSIQQGSGSRFSAFPAENATGNFVKIVQRVPVKIVIDKGLDTNKPLPLGLSVEPKVTLE; the protein is encoded by the coding sequence ATGGCTGAGAATATCAACGCGTCTGACGAGACGCAGAAAAACGACAATAAAACCGACGATAACGTCGAGACTAAAAACGAGAAAGCGGAACGCAAACGCCCCGGCAAAAAGCCGATTATCATCCTTGGCATTGTGGTGATCGTCATGGTGATCGGCGCGCTGGTGTGGTGGCTGCTGACCCGCAATGAAGAAACCACCGACGACGCCTTTACCGATGGCGATGTGGTGACCATTGCGCCCAAGGTCGCAGGCTACGTGACTGAACTGCGCGTCAAAGATAACCAGCGCGTGAAGAAGGGCGATCTGCTGGTGACCATCGATCCGCGCGATACCCGCGCTCAGCGCGATCAGGCGCAGGCCCAGTTGGGTCTGGCGACGGCACAACTGCACCAGGCGCAGGCACAGCTGGCGCTCTCCAAAGTGCAGTATCCCGCCCAGCGTGATGAAGCGCGTGCCCAGGTCCTGAAAGCGCAGGCGGATCTGGCCAATGCTCAGGCGGCCTATCGCCGTCAGCGTGGCGTCGATCCCCGCGCCACCACGCAGCAAAATATTGATACCGCCAATGCGCAGTTGCGCAGCGCGCAGGCCCAGCTTGCCAGCGCCCAGGCGCAGGCGGAAGTGGCCGAACAGGTGCAGCTGCAAATCCGACAGCAGGAAACCAATGTCGAAGCGCGCCAGCGTCAGGTCGATCAGGCGCGGGCGCAGCTGGAAAACGCAGAGCTGAACCTCTCCTATACCGAAGTGCGCGCGCCGTTCGACGGCTATGTCACTAAACGTAACGTGCAGACCGGTACGCTGGTGCAGGCGGGAAGCGCCCTGTTTTCGCTGGTGTCTCCGGATATCTGGGTGGTCGCTAACTTCAAAGAATCACAGCTTGAACGTATGCGTCCCGGCAACAAAGTCACCATCAGCATTGATGCCTGGCCGGATATGGAGCTGGAAGGGCATATCGACAGCATTCAGCAGGGCAGCGGATCGCGCTTCTCCGCCTTCCCGGCAGAAAACGCGACCGGCAACTTTGTGAAGATTGTTCAGCGCGTGCCGGTGAAAATCGTCATCGATAAGGGGCTGGATACCAATAAGCCACTGCCGCTGGGCCTCTCCGTTGAGCCGAAGGTTACGCTGGAATGA
- the mntR gene encoding manganese-binding transcriptional regulator MntR — protein MSRRAGTPTIKKVTQLVNVEEHVEGFRQVREAHRRELIDDYVELISDLIREVGEARQVDMAARLGVSQPTVAKMLKRLASVGLIEQIPWRGVFLTPEGETLAQQSRERHQIVESFLLVLGVSPDTARRDAEGMEHHVSEETLERFRLFTLQQEHNAE, from the coding sequence ATGAGTCGTCGCGCAGGTACGCCAACAATAAAAAAAGTGACGCAACTGGTTAATGTTGAAGAACATGTCGAGGGATTTCGGCAGGTTCGTGAGGCGCATCGCCGCGAGTTAATCGATGATTATGTTGAGTTAATTTCCGATCTGATCCGCGAAGTGGGCGAAGCGCGTCAGGTGGATATGGCGGCGCGGCTGGGCGTTTCTCAGCCGACTGTAGCTAAGATGTTAAAGCGACTGGCCAGCGTAGGCCTGATCGAACAGATCCCGTGGCGCGGCGTGTTTCTGACGCCGGAAGGGGAAACCCTCGCCCAGCAAAGCCGTGAACGTCATCAGATCGTGGAAAGTTTTCTGCTGGTGCTGGGCGTCAGCCCGGATACGGCCCGCCGCGATGCGGAAGGCATGGAGCATCACGTCAGTGAAGAGACGCTGGAGCGCTTCCGCCTGTTTACCCTGCAACAGGAACATAACGCAGAATGA
- a CDS encoding efflux transporter outer membrane subunit: MHRKTHPTLTLLALLLAGCAVGPDYQQPAAPAVSHWNDQGDREVKSQTASQAVNPRWWTTFNSPQLNSLIERAIADNLSLQQTVLRIAGAREQINQAGGALLPAVNGSLKATRQQLGLEGELKSHDVYGQLNDVDPELQGALGTLTQPVNLYQGSFDAQWELDLWGKVRRQVEAAQAQQQAAIEQRNDALVSLEAEVARAWLQLRGAQSIIATMNTQIATAQETFTLTENRQRGGLSPQLDVENARAQLGNLEAQLPQYQAQERQAMNALAILLGKPPGALDAELRNPQPLPTLPDLVATGIPSTLARRRPDVREAEANLHAATAQIGVSVAQLFPSLSLTGQFGLRNSETNWLTDWSSHFYSFGPQVSIPIFQGGRLVSSVKLARAQQGAAVLNYRQTVLTALGDVENALVSYRTDQQREAGLSKTITALQNAFDLASDSYRQGIATFIDVLDAQRQLAQAEQQRAQARVQTSLDLVALYKALGGGWEPYQNVQMPDYAVFGDAPRG; this comes from the coding sequence ATGCACAGGAAAACTCATCCCACTCTGACCCTGCTGGCCCTGTTGCTGGCAGGCTGCGCCGTCGGGCCGGATTATCAGCAGCCCGCAGCCCCTGCGGTCAGCCACTGGAACGATCAGGGCGACCGCGAGGTGAAGTCGCAGACAGCGTCCCAGGCGGTGAATCCCCGCTGGTGGACGACCTTTAACTCGCCGCAGCTGAACAGCCTGATTGAACGGGCGATTGCCGATAACCTGTCGTTGCAGCAGACCGTACTGCGCATCGCCGGGGCGCGGGAGCAGATCAACCAGGCGGGCGGGGCATTACTGCCCGCCGTTAACGGCAGCCTGAAGGCCACCCGCCAGCAGCTTGGGCTGGAGGGTGAGCTGAAATCCCATGACGTTTACGGTCAGCTCAATGACGTTGATCCTGAATTGCAGGGCGCGCTCGGCACGCTGACCCAGCCGGTGAATCTCTACCAGGGTAGCTTTGATGCCCAGTGGGAGCTGGATCTGTGGGGCAAAGTGCGCCGCCAGGTAGAAGCGGCGCAGGCGCAACAGCAGGCGGCCATTGAACAGCGCAACGACGCGCTGGTGTCGCTGGAGGCGGAAGTCGCCCGCGCCTGGCTGCAACTGCGCGGCGCGCAGAGCATTATCGCCACCATGAATACGCAGATTGCTACCGCCCAGGAGACGTTCACGCTGACGGAAAACCGCCAGCGCGGGGGACTCTCGCCGCAGCTGGATGTGGAAAACGCCCGCGCCCAGCTAGGCAATCTGGAAGCGCAACTGCCGCAATATCAGGCTCAGGAGCGGCAGGCAATGAACGCGCTGGCGATCCTGCTCGGCAAGCCGCCGGGCGCGCTGGACGCTGAACTGCGTAATCCGCAGCCGCTGCCAACGCTGCCGGATCTGGTGGCGACCGGCATTCCGTCTACCCTGGCGCGTCGTCGTCCGGACGTGCGTGAAGCGGAAGCGAATTTACATGCCGCCACGGCGCAGATCGGCGTCTCGGTGGCGCAGTTGTTCCCCAGCCTGTCGCTGACCGGACAGTTTGGCCTGCGCAACAGCGAAACTAACTGGCTCACAGACTGGAGCAGCCATTTCTACAGTTTTGGCCCGCAGGTTTCGATCCCGATTTTCCAGGGTGGTCGACTGGTTTCCAGCGTCAAACTGGCGCGCGCGCAGCAGGGGGCGGCGGTACTCAACTATCGGCAGACAGTGTTGACCGCGCTCGGGGATGTGGAGAATGCGCTGGTGAGCTACCGTACCGATCAGCAGCGTGAAGCGGGGCTGAGCAAAACCATCACCGCGCTGCAAAACGCCTTCGATCTGGCGAGCGACAGCTACCGGCAGGGGATCGCCACCTTTATTGATGTGCTGGATGCCCAGCGCCAGTTAGCCCAGGCGGAACAGCAGCGGGCGCAGGCGCGGGTGCAGACCAGCCTCGATCTGGTGGCGCTCTATAAAGCCCTCGGTGGCGGCTGGGAGCCGTACCAGAACGTGCAGATGCCTGACTACGCCGTCTTTGGCGACGCGCCGCGCGGATAA
- a CDS encoding response regulator transcription factor, translating into MVRVVLVDDHVVVRSGFAQLLGLEEDVCVTGQFSTAADAWPALLQDDVDVAVLDVAMPDENGLSLLKRLRQQRPGFRAIILSIYDTPAFVQSALDAGASGYLTKRCGPEELVQAVRSVGMGGHYLCADALRALRGGEPSGKVLNILTPREREVFELLVRGDSVKEIAFKLELSHKTVHVHRANVLGKLQCSSTIELVHFALEHQLLTGH; encoded by the coding sequence ATGGTCCGTGTAGTGCTGGTGGATGATCATGTTGTGGTTCGGTCGGGGTTTGCCCAGCTCCTCGGCCTGGAAGAAGACGTGTGCGTGACCGGGCAGTTCAGCACGGCGGCTGACGCCTGGCCCGCACTGCTTCAGGATGACGTTGACGTGGCGGTGCTCGATGTCGCCATGCCCGATGAAAACGGCCTCAGCCTGCTAAAACGCCTGCGGCAACAGCGGCCCGGCTTTCGCGCTATTATTCTCAGTATTTATGATACGCCCGCCTTTGTGCAGAGCGCCCTGGACGCCGGGGCCAGCGGCTATCTCACCAAACGTTGCGGTCCGGAAGAACTGGTGCAGGCGGTGCGATCCGTCGGCATGGGCGGTCATTACCTCTGCGCTGATGCCCTGCGCGCCCTGCGCGGCGGCGAACCCTCCGGTAAAGTGCTGAATATTCTCACCCCCCGCGAACGGGAAGTGTTCGAGTTGCTGGTCAGGGGCGACAGCGTCAAAGAGATCGCCTTTAAGCTCGAACTGAGCCACAAAACCGTGCATGTCCACCGCGCTAACGTGCTGGGCAAATTACAGTGCAGCAGCACCATTGAGCTGGTGCATTTTGCCCTCGAACACCAGTTGCTGACGGGGCATTGA
- the uhpC gene encoding MFS transporter family glucose-6-phosphate receptor UhpC: protein MQELSATAISQRYRRLRPRLLLSMVVGYAAFYLTRKSVNYVLPALQLDLSLSKSDIGLLGSLFYLSYGLSKFAAGLWHDSHGSRVFMGIGLFATGLLNVLFAFGDSLPTLLFIWTLNGFFQGWGWPPCARLLTHWYSRNERGFWWGCWNTSINIGGAIIPLICAFAAHGWGWQAAMLTPGIISMALGVWLTMQLRGTPQEEGLPSVGEWRQDPLELRQEQQSPPMGLWQMLRTTMLQNPMIWLLGVSYVLVYLIRIALNDWGNIWLAENHGVNLLSANATVMLFEVGGLLGALFAGWGSDVMFSGQRAPMILLFTLGLMVSVAALWLAPVHHYALLAMCFFTVGFFVFGPQMLIGLAAVECGHKGAAGSITGFLGLFAYLGAALAGWPLSQVIERYGWSGMFTLLSVAAVLMGLLLMPLLMAGITASNTQRIKT, encoded by the coding sequence ATGCAGGAACTGTCAGCCACTGCCATTAGCCAGCGCTACCGCCGATTACGTCCGCGTTTATTGCTGTCGATGGTGGTGGGTTACGCGGCCTTTTATCTGACGCGCAAAAGCGTCAATTACGTGCTGCCCGCGCTGCAACTGGATCTCAGCTTAAGCAAAAGTGACATCGGCCTGCTGGGTTCGCTGTTTTATCTCAGCTACGGCCTGTCGAAGTTTGCCGCCGGACTCTGGCACGACAGCCACGGCAGCCGGGTATTTATGGGGATCGGGCTGTTTGCCACCGGGCTTTTAAACGTGCTCTTTGCGTTCGGCGATTCGCTGCCGACGCTGCTGTTCATCTGGACGCTGAACGGTTTTTTCCAGGGCTGGGGCTGGCCGCCATGCGCGCGGCTGCTGACCCACTGGTATTCGCGCAATGAGCGCGGTTTCTGGTGGGGCTGCTGGAATACCTCCATCAATATTGGCGGGGCGATTATCCCGCTGATCTGTGCCTTTGCCGCCCACGGGTGGGGCTGGCAGGCCGCGATGCTGACACCGGGGATCATCAGCATGGCGCTCGGCGTGTGGTTAACCATGCAACTGCGGGGCACACCGCAGGAAGAGGGGTTACCTTCCGTCGGGGAGTGGCGGCAGGATCCGCTGGAATTACGTCAGGAGCAACAAAGCCCGCCGATGGGTCTGTGGCAGATGTTACGCACCACCATGCTGCAAAACCCGATGATCTGGCTGCTGGGCGTCTCTTATGTGCTGGTGTACCTCATCCGCATCGCGCTCAACGACTGGGGGAATATCTGGCTGGCGGAGAATCACGGCGTCAATCTGCTCAGCGCCAACGCCACCGTCATGCTGTTTGAAGTGGGCGGGCTGCTGGGGGCGCTGTTTGCCGGCTGGGGATCGGATGTGATGTTCAGCGGGCAGCGCGCGCCGATGATTTTGCTGTTCACGCTCGGTCTGATGGTCTCCGTCGCCGCGCTGTGGCTGGCACCGGTGCACCATTACGCGCTGCTGGCGATGTGCTTTTTTACCGTGGGCTTTTTTGTTTTCGGCCCGCAGATGTTGATTGGTCTGGCGGCGGTGGAGTGCGGTCACAAAGGGGCGGCAGGTTCCATTACCGGTTTTCTGGGGCTGTTCGCCTATCTGGGGGCGGCGCTGGCAGGCTGGCCGCTGTCACAGGTGATCGAACGCTACGGCTGGTCGGGGATGTTCACCCTGCTGTCCGTGGCGGCGGTGCTGATGGGTTTACTGCTGATGCCGCTATTAATGGCGGGCATTACGGCTTCTAACACGCAAAGGATAAAA
- a CDS encoding anion transporter — protein MTLPFVRALARDHFFHLLLVVGVALSFFVPFAPAGWGKAIDWHTIITLSGLMLLTKGVELSGYFDVVGRRMVRRFATERRLAMFMVMAAALLSTFLTNDVALFIVVPLTITLKKLCEIPVNRLIIFEALAVNAGSLLTPIGNPQNILLWGRSGLSFAAFCAQMAPLALAMMLTLLVMCWFAFPKKALNYHSGTQSTDWQPRLVWSCLALYVVFLTSLELKQELWGLAAIALGFLILARRVVVSVDWTLLLVFMAMFIDVHLLIQLPVLQGALNDVGNLSAPGLWLTAIGLSQFISNVPATILLLNYVPPDTLLAWAVNVGGFGLLPGSLANLIALRMAHDRRIWWRFHLWSIPLLVWAALVGYGLFILR, from the coding sequence ATGACGCTGCCTTTCGTTCGTGCGCTGGCCCGCGACCATTTCTTTCACCTGCTGCTGGTGGTGGGCGTGGCGCTCAGCTTTTTTGTCCCCTTCGCCCCCGCGGGCTGGGGTAAAGCCATTGACTGGCACACTATTATTACCCTCAGCGGACTGATGCTGCTGACCAAAGGCGTCGAGCTGTCCGGGTATTTTGATGTGGTGGGGCGTCGCATGGTGCGCCGTTTTGCCACCGAACGCCGTCTGGCGATGTTTATGGTAATGGCAGCCGCGCTGTTATCAACCTTTTTAACCAACGACGTGGCGCTGTTTATCGTGGTGCCGCTGACCATCACGCTGAAAAAACTCTGCGAGATCCCGGTTAACCGGCTGATCATCTTCGAAGCGCTGGCGGTGAACGCCGGATCGCTGCTCACCCCCATTGGTAACCCGCAAAACATTTTGCTGTGGGGCCGCTCCGGCCTGTCGTTTGCCGCCTTCTGCGCGCAGATGGCACCCCTGGCGCTGGCGATGATGCTGACGCTGCTGGTGATGTGCTGGTTTGCGTTCCCGAAAAAAGCGCTCAATTACCACAGCGGTACCCAGTCCACAGACTGGCAGCCGCGGCTGGTGTGGAGTTGCCTGGCTCTGTACGTGGTATTTCTCACCTCCCTGGAACTGAAACAGGAACTGTGGGGACTGGCGGCCATCGCCCTCGGTTTTCTGATCCTCGCCCGCCGCGTGGTGGTCAGCGTCGACTGGACGCTGCTGCTGGTGTTTATGGCGATGTTTATTGATGTGCATCTGCTGATCCAGCTGCCGGTGTTGCAGGGGGCGCTTAACGACGTCGGTAACTTGTCCGCGCCGGGTCTGTGGCTTACCGCAATCGGCCTGTCACAGTTTATCAGTAACGTCCCGGCGACCATTTTACTGCTCAACTATGTGCCGCCTGATACGCTGCTCGCCTGGGCGGTAAACGTCGGTGGATTCGGGTTGCTGCCCGGATCGCTGGCGAATCTTATCGCGCTGCGTATGGCGCACGATCGCCGCATCTGGTGGCGCTTTCACCTCTGGTCGATACCGCTGCTGGTATGGGCTGCACTGGTCGGCTACGGGCTGTTTATTCTCAGATAG
- a CDS encoding MASE1 domain-containing sensor histidine kinase yields the protein MSSSSRRFMVLSLFIVLAWGPGWLMLWTLSFYLTHNGQQAVLFLPQGVFLALLILLSRRFWLALLLPLLAMIFWLHSEQLLSGYTILAAPLIVLPVARLAHAWWHRFPLYWHRLTLLLTAVTACALLQTLLLSPFLESQATLIGLASFTGGVLLTPFVYLIFEFLRQQHRYHLLGLDTSNPPLRTSLIIWCSLFFIIGIGTQMVLSPEIERLLLIVVFLPNVIMAWKFGWQGGVLAGLLGSMMITIARQVGIGFSDLLELEIFLATQALLGIGLGIAISRQQHLAQNLDHYRQRLEVELQARRALTEKLIHSEEDTRKSLARELHDEIGQNITAIQIQSQLVKRSAGSSQALDAASQINDLARRIHTSTRQLLRQLRPPVLDELSFREALRHLVNEFAFAERGITCRFDYRLSAPPENETLIFTLYRLLQELLNNVCKHAQASVVSIVLKQRDGQIWLTVTDNGIGIPAGQVPGFGIQGMRERVHALGGDLVIESSQGTRVIVNLPTLLPQSPR from the coding sequence ATGTCATCATCGTCCCGGCGTTTTATGGTGTTATCACTGTTTATCGTTCTGGCCTGGGGACCCGGCTGGCTGATGCTGTGGACGCTGAGTTTTTACCTCACCCATAATGGCCAGCAGGCGGTACTGTTTTTGCCGCAGGGTGTCTTTCTGGCGTTGCTGATTTTGCTGTCGCGCCGCTTCTGGCTGGCGCTTTTACTGCCATTACTGGCGATGATTTTCTGGCTGCACAGTGAACAGTTGCTCAGTGGCTATACCATACTCGCCGCGCCGTTGATCGTACTGCCGGTGGCCCGTCTCGCGCACGCCTGGTGGCACCGCTTTCCCCTCTACTGGCATCGCCTGACGCTGCTGCTGACGGCAGTCACCGCCTGCGCGTTGCTGCAAACCCTGCTGCTGTCGCCCTTTCTGGAAAGTCAGGCCACGTTGATCGGTCTTGCCAGCTTCACCGGCGGCGTGCTGCTGACGCCGTTCGTCTACCTGATTTTTGAGTTTCTGCGCCAGCAGCATCGCTATCATCTGCTTGGGCTGGACACCAGTAATCCGCCGCTGCGCACCTCGCTGATTATCTGGTGTAGCCTGTTTTTTATTATCGGTATCGGCACGCAAATGGTGCTGTCACCGGAAATTGAACGGCTGCTGCTGATCGTGGTGTTTCTGCCTAACGTCATCATGGCGTGGAAATTTGGCTGGCAGGGCGGGGTACTGGCCGGGCTGCTGGGCAGCATGATGATCACCATTGCCCGTCAGGTGGGTATCGGCTTTAGCGATCTGCTGGAGCTGGAGATTTTCCTCGCCACCCAGGCGCTGCTCGGCATTGGGCTGGGGATCGCCATCAGCCGTCAGCAGCATCTGGCGCAAAACCTCGATCACTATCGTCAGCGGCTGGAGGTGGAGTTGCAGGCGCGGCGCGCGCTGACGGAAAAGCTCATTCATAGCGAAGAGGACACCCGCAAAAGCCTCGCCCGTGAGCTGCACGATGAGATTGGTCAGAACATCACCGCCATTCAGATCCAGTCACAGCTGGTAAAACGCAGCGCGGGCAGCAGCCAGGCGCTGGACGCCGCCAGTCAGATCAACGATCTGGCGCGGCGCATTCACACCTCCACCCGACAACTGCTGCGCCAGCTGCGACCGCCAGTGCTGGATGAACTGTCGTTTCGCGAGGCGCTGCGTCATCTGGTCAATGAATTTGCCTTTGCCGAGCGCGGTATTACCTGCCGCTTTGATTACCGGCTCAGCGCGCCGCCGGAAAACGAAACCCTGATCTTCACGCTGTATCGCCTGTTGCAGGAGTTACTGAATAACGTCTGTAAACATGCGCAGGCAAGCGTGGTGAGCATTGTGCTCAAACAGCGCGACGGGCAGATCTGGCTGACGGTCACGGATAACGGCATCGGCATACCGGCAGGGCAGGTGCCCGGCTTCGGTATTCAGGGGATGCGCGAGCGGGTACATGCGCTGGGCGGCGATCTGGTGATCGAGTCGTCCCAGGGCACGCGCGTAATTGTTAACCTGCCCACACTTTTGCCACAAAGCCCCCGTTAA
- a CDS encoding DHA2 family efflux MFS transporter permease subunit: MTDHSHESWKPASNPWAVAIVVTLAVFMEILDTTIVNVALPHVAGSLSSSYSESTWVLTSYLVANGIVLPISAFLSRVFGRKRFFLICIVMFTVCSFLCGIATELWEIILFRILQGFFGGGLQPTQQSVLLDYFKPEDRGKAFGLSSIAIIVAPVLGPTLGGWITDNYSWRWVFFINIPVGIITVLAIYQLLEDPPWERKSEEKLSVDWTGIGLIALGLGCLQVMLDRGEDDDWFASGFIRTFAVLTLVGIIGAIYWLIYAKKPVVDLQCMKDKNFAVSSLLMAGMAMILYGSSVVIPQLAQQDLGYTATWSGLVLSPGAILIVLTIPLVLKLMPVVQTRWIIAFGFACLAVSFFWSRTLTPDIDFETLVLFRSAQSIGLGFLFVPLTTIAFITIPRQLNADAAALFTMFRNVAGSMGISLSTAAITERSQVHSAYLSEHASPFDEQFQQAVRSSAEAIRNFTSQVGDPTAIASGQMYQTLIEQSRFLAYVDVFTLLSLVAVLLIPFCLLLSPVKSEGSAGAH, translated from the coding sequence ATGACCGATCACAGCCATGAAAGCTGGAAACCCGCCAGCAATCCGTGGGCGGTGGCGATTGTCGTCACGCTGGCGGTTTTTATGGAGATCCTCGACACCACTATCGTTAACGTGGCGCTGCCGCACGTCGCCGGATCGCTCTCCTCCAGCTACAGCGAATCGACCTGGGTACTGACCAGCTATCTGGTGGCGAACGGCATCGTACTGCCGATCTCCGCCTTTTTAAGCCGCGTATTTGGCCGCAAACGCTTCTTCCTGATCTGCATTGTGATGTTTACCGTCTGCTCGTTTTTGTGCGGTATCGCCACTGAGCTGTGGGAAATCATTCTGTTCCGTATCTTACAGGGCTTCTTTGGTGGCGGTTTGCAGCCGACGCAGCAGTCGGTATTGTTGGATTACTTCAAGCCAGAAGATCGCGGCAAGGCGTTCGGGCTGTCGTCCATCGCGATTATCGTCGCCCCGGTGCTCGGCCCGACGCTCGGCGGCTGGATCACCGATAACTACTCATGGCGCTGGGTATTCTTTATCAATATTCCGGTGGGCATTATCACGGTACTGGCGATCTATCAGCTGCTGGAAGATCCGCCGTGGGAGCGCAAATCAGAAGAGAAACTCTCGGTGGACTGGACGGGCATCGGCCTGATCGCGCTGGGGCTTGGCTGCTTACAGGTGATGCTGGATCGCGGCGAAGACGATGACTGGTTTGCTTCTGGCTTTATCCGTACCTTTGCGGTGCTGACGCTGGTGGGCATTATCGGCGCGATCTACTGGCTGATCTACGCCAAAAAACCGGTGGTCGATCTGCAATGTATGAAGGATAAAAACTTTGCAGTGTCGAGTCTGCTGATGGCGGGCATGGCGATGATCCTCTACGGCAGCTCGGTGGTGATCCCACAGTTGGCGCAGCAGGATCTGGGCTATACCGCCACCTGGTCGGGGCTGGTGCTGTCGCCGGGAGCGATACTGATCGTGCTGACCATTCCGCTGGTGCTGAAACTGATGCCAGTGGTGCAGACGCGCTGGATCATCGCCTTTGGCTTTGCCTGCCTCGCGGTGTCGTTCTTCTGGTCGCGCACCCTGACGCCGGACATTGATTTTGAAACCCTGGTGCTGTTCCGCAGCGCCCAGTCGATTGGCCTCGGCTTCCTGTTTGTGCCGCTCACCACCATTGCTTTTATCACTATACCCCGGCAACTGAACGCCGACGCCGCCGCGCTGTTCACCATGTTCCGTAACGTCGCGGGGTCGATGGGCATTTCGCTCTCCACCGCCGCCATTACCGAACGATCCCAGGTGCACAGCGCGTATCTCAGCGAACATGCCTCGCCCTTTGACGAGCAGTTCCAGCAGGCGGTCCGCAGTTCAGCAGAGGCGATACGCAATTTCACCTCGCAGGTGGGCGATCCCACCGCCATTGCCAGCGGGCAGATGTACCAGACCTTAATCGAGCAGTCGCGCTTCCTTGCCTACGTGGATGTCTTCACGCTGCTCAGTCTGGTGGCCGTTCTGTTGATCCCATTTTGTTTACTGCTTTCGCCGGTAAAAAGCGAAGGCAGCGCAGGAGCACATTAA